A window of the Parabacteroides merdae ATCC 43184 genome harbors these coding sequences:
- a CDS encoding cob(I)yrinic acid a,c-diamide adenosyltransferase, producing MKIYTRGGDKGRTGIHGGERVDKDDIRIEANGTLDEVNAEIGIIRALLPAEHEWQSLLGKIQMEMMAVMSHVATPSAIRDKNPNKISDDLVLVCEEQIDALSAKMEDNGYFILPGGSLVSAHLQLARTIVRRAERRLWTLNRKDPVSPGIMQFVNRLSDLFFTMARYEMFRQGNAEERWQSFLYKRKK from the coding sequence ATGAAAATATATACGCGTGGAGGAGATAAAGGTCGTACTGGGATTCATGGAGGCGAGCGGGTGGATAAAGATGATATCCGGATCGAAGCGAACGGGACACTGGACGAGGTGAATGCTGAAATAGGCATTATCCGTGCATTACTCCCGGCTGAACATGAATGGCAAAGCTTGCTGGGGAAAATACAAATGGAGATGATGGCGGTCATGTCACATGTGGCGACTCCATCGGCTATTCGTGATAAGAATCCGAACAAAATATCCGATGATCTTGTTCTTGTTTGTGAGGAACAGATCGATGCTTTGTCGGCAAAGATGGAGGATAACGGTTATTTTATCCTGCCTGGCGGCTCTTTGGTTTCCGCTCACTTGCAGTTGGCCCGTACGATCGTACGCCGTGCCGAACGCCGTCTGTGGACGTTGAACCGGAAAGATCCGGTTTCACCAGGGATCATGCAGTTCGTGAACCGCCTTTCCGATTTGTTTTTTACAATGGCACGCTATGAAATGTTTCGCCAGGGGAATGCGGAGGAACGTTGGCAGTCGTTTTTGTATAAGAGAAAAAAATAG
- a CDS encoding type II toxin-antitoxin system RelE/ParE family toxin: MFVTFEEVYLRDLYEKGKTDNKKPRYQPDVIRCYQKCIDFLLDAKKVEELLLINSLNYEMLKGDKAGISFVRVNNKYRVEFTVRDSIEEPIVTVCNIIELSNHYK, translated from the coding sequence ATGTTTGTTACATTCGAAGAAGTATATTTGCGTGACCTTTACGAGAAAGGAAAGACTGATAACAAGAAGCCTCGTTATCAGCCTGATGTGATAAGGTGTTATCAAAAGTGTATAGATTTTCTTTTGGATGCCAAGAAGGTAGAAGAACTTCTTTTGATAAATTCCTTGAATTATGAGATGCTGAAAGGCGATAAGGCTGGTATTTCATTTGTACGGGTGAATAATAAGTATCGAGTTGAGTTTACCGTAAGGGATTCGATAGAAGAACCGATTGTTACCGTATGTAATATAATAGAATTATCAAACCATTATAAATGA
- a CDS encoding HigA family addiction module antitoxin, whose translation MITLQGIDPKMIANNLTPSNPIHPGELIKDEIEYRGISQRKLALQMGVSPTLLNEILNGKRSVSTEYALLFEAALGIDAEVWIRQQARYDMQMAKSDISFLERLAHIRKIAAVL comes from the coding sequence ATGATTACACTTCAAGGTATTGATCCTAAAATGATCGCCAATAATTTGACTCCATCCAACCCCATACATCCAGGCGAGTTGATAAAGGATGAAATAGAATATCGAGGTATTTCGCAGCGGAAATTGGCATTGCAAATGGGGGTTTCTCCGACATTGCTGAATGAAATATTGAATGGAAAGCGTTCTGTTTCGACAGAATATGCTCTTTTGTTTGAAGCGGCGCTTGGTATTGATGCAGAAGTTTGGATTCGTCAGCAAGCTCGGTATGACATGCAAATGGCAAAATCCGATATCTCTTTTTTGGAGAGATTGGCCCATATTAGAAAAATAGCGGCAGTATTATAG
- a CDS encoding dipeptidase: MISVKKYIESNKDRFIEELFSLIRIPSISAKHEHKPDMEACAKRWTELLLAAGADKAVVMQTEGNPVVYGEKMVSPEAQTVLVYSHYDVMPAEPFDLWKSRPFEPEIRDGRIWARGADDDKGQAMMQVKGFETALNLDLLKCNVKFIFEGEEEIGSPSLEAFCRTHKELLEADVILVSDTSMVSAETPSLTTGLRGLAYWEIEVTGPNRDLHSGHFGGAVANPINVLCKLMADITDADGRITIPGFYDDVEDVSPAEREMIAQIPFDEAKYKAAIGVDELFGEKGYSTLERNSCRPSFDICGIWGGYMEEGSKTVLPSKAYAKVSCRLVPHQDHEKISKLFEEYIARVAPAYVKVRVTPKHGGQGYVCPIDLPAYKAAEEAVAVAFGKRPLAVRRGGSIPIISTFEQVLGIKTVLMGFGLEQNAIHSPNESCTLDFFYKGIESVAEFYKRFN; this comes from the coding sequence ATGATATCCGTAAAAAAATATATCGAGTCCAATAAAGACCGTTTCATCGAAGAGCTTTTCTCTTTGATCCGTATTCCATCGATAAGTGCCAAACATGAACATAAGCCTGATATGGAGGCTTGTGCAAAACGCTGGACAGAACTCTTGCTTGCAGCCGGTGCCGATAAAGCGGTTGTGATGCAGACCGAAGGCAACCCGGTTGTGTATGGGGAAAAGATGGTTTCTCCTGAGGCGCAGACCGTTTTGGTCTATTCGCACTATGACGTAATGCCCGCCGAGCCGTTTGACCTGTGGAAGAGTCGCCCGTTCGAACCCGAAATCCGGGATGGCCGTATCTGGGCGCGTGGTGCGGATGATGATAAAGGGCAGGCCATGATGCAGGTAAAAGGTTTCGAGACAGCCCTGAATCTGGATTTGCTGAAATGTAATGTGAAGTTTATCTTCGAGGGAGAAGAAGAGATCGGTTCGCCGAGCCTCGAAGCCTTCTGCCGTACACATAAAGAATTGTTGGAAGCGGATGTGATCCTGGTTTCCGATACCAGCATGGTCAGTGCCGAAACGCCATCCCTGACAACCGGACTTCGTGGGCTTGCCTATTGGGAGATCGAGGTCACAGGTCCTAACCGCGATTTGCATTCCGGGCATTTCGGTGGTGCGGTTGCCAACCCGATCAATGTGTTGTGTAAGCTGATGGCCGATATAACAGATGCTGACGGGCGCATCACAATCCCCGGTTTCTACGATGATGTGGAAGATGTTTCGCCTGCCGAACGCGAGATGATCGCCCAGATTCCATTTGATGAAGCGAAATATAAAGCGGCCATCGGTGTGGATGAGTTGTTCGGTGAAAAAGGATATTCCACGTTGGAACGCAATAGTTGCCGTCCTTCCTTCGATATCTGCGGCATCTGGGGCGGTTATATGGAAGAGGGCAGCAAGACGGTCCTTCCTTCCAAAGCATACGCCAAAGTTTCCTGCCGTCTGGTTCCGCATCAGGATCATGAGAAGATTTCGAAACTGTTTGAAGAGTACATCGCTCGTGTGGCTCCGGCTTATGTCAAGGTAAGAGTGACGCCTAAACATGGTGGACAAGGTTATGTTTGTCCGATCGATCTTCCCGCTTATAAGGCGGCAGAGGAAGCCGTTGCCGTAGCTTTTGGCAAACGTCCGTTGGCCGTGCGCCGTGGCGGAAGTATCCCTATTATCTCGACTTTCGAGCAGGTGTTGGGCATCAAGACTGTCCTAATGGGATTCGGCCTCGAACAGAATGCGATTCATTCGCCCAACGAAAGCTGTACGCTTGACTTCTTTTATAAGGGAATCGAGTCGGTAGCCGAATTTTATAAACGATTCAATTGA